A portion of the Pleuronectes platessa chromosome 15, fPlePla1.1, whole genome shotgun sequence genome contains these proteins:
- the p4ha2 gene encoding prolyl 4-hydroxylase subunit alpha-2 isoform X1, with translation MSGLADTWMTPQEQYGRMLCFGFGCYTVTPLRLLHDSTTRPSSGTGVIEKDRMMKSLCFISWTLLCFCCWTTQAEVFTSIGQMTDLIHTEKELVQSLREYIKAEESKLAEVKSWAKKLDALTRVSTSDPEGYLAHPVNAYKLMKRLNTEWSELESLVLQNPSDGFISNMSIHRQYFPDEEDETGAAKALMRLQDTYQLDSETFSRGKLPGMHSSALLTVDDCYDMGKTAYNDADYYHAVLWMQQSLKQLDSGEEAVVSKADILDYLSYSVYQMGDLPRAIELTRRLVANDAKHQRAGGNLRYFERLLAQQRNELNQDYQPASEEPIQLGTYTRPKDHLPEREIYEALCRGEGLQMNEAKRSRLFCRYHDGKQNPRLLLKPMKEEDEWDSPHIVRYLNVLSDQEIAKIKELSKPRLARATVRDPKTGVLTTANYRVSKSAWLEEEDDPVISRVNQRIEDITGLEVDTAELLQVANYGVGGQYEPHYDFSRKDEPDAFKRLGTGNRVATFLNYMSDVEAGGATVFPDFGAAIVPRKGTAVFWYNLFKSGEGDYRTRHAACPVLVGSKWVSNKWIHERGQEFRRPCGLREVD, from the exons GTTATTGAAAAAGACAGAATGATGAAATCCTTGTGTTTCATCTCCTGGACTCTgctctgcttctgctgctggacCACACAGGCAGAGGTCTTCACATCCATAG GCCAGATGACAGACCTGATCCACACAGAGAAGGAGCTGGTCCAGTCTTTGAGGGAGTACATAAAAGCAGAGGAGTCCAAGCTGGCTGAAGTCAAAAG TTGGGCCAAAAAACTGGACGCTCTGACCCGAGTGTCCACCTCAGACCCAGAGGGCTACCTGGCCCACCCGGTGAACGCCTACAAACTGATGAAGAGGCTCAACACGGAGTGGTCTGAGCTGGAGAGCCTGGTGTTGCAGAACCCCTCTGATG ggttcatttccaacatgTCCATACACAGACAATACTTCCccgatgaggaggatgagacgGGTGCAGCCAAGGCATTGATGCGTCTTCAGGACACGTATCAACTGGATTCTGAGACCTTCTCAAGAGGAAAGCTGCCAG GAATGCACTCCAGTGCCCTTCTGACGGTGGATGACTGCTACGACATGGGGAAAACTGCCTATAACGACGCCGACTATTATCACGCTGTGCTGTGGATGCAGCAGTCCTTGAAGCAGCTGGATTCCGGTGAGGAAGCTGTGGTCTCCAAGGCGGACATTTTGGACTACCTCAGCTACTCTGTCTACCAAATGGGAGACCTGCCTCGAGCCATCGAGCTGACCCGCCGCCTGGTGGCTAATG ACGCCAAACACCAGAGGGCAGGAGGAAACCTCCGTTATTTTGAGCGGTTACTGGCCCAGCAGCGGAATGAGTTGAACCAGGACTACCAGCCAGCCTCTGAGGAGCCGATCCAGCTTGGAACCTACACTAGACCCAAAGACCATCTACCAGAGAGGGAGATCTATGAGGcgctctgcagaggagaggggcTCCAAATG AACGAAGCGAAGCGGAGCCGTTTGTTCTGTCGCTACCACGACGGGAAGCAAAACCCTCGTCTCCTGTTGAAGCccatgaaggaggaggatgagtggGACAGCCCCCACATCGTACGCTACCTGAACGTCCTGTCAGACCAAGAGATTGCAAAGATTAAGGAGCTGTCTAAACCCAGG ctTGCCAGAGCTACCGTTCGTGATCCCAAAACAGGAGTCCTGACCACAGCCAACTACAGAGTATCAAAAAG TGCATGGTTGGAAGAAGAGGACGATCCTGTTATTTCCAGAGTCAATCAGAGAATAGAAGACATCACAGGCCTCGAAGTCGACACTGCAGAGCTACTTCAG GTTGCAAACTATGGAGTTGGAGGACAGTACGAGCCACATTATGACTTCTCAAGG AAAGATGAGCCTGATGCTTTCAAAAGATTAGGCACGGGAAATCGCGTGGCGACTTTTTTGAACTAC ATGAGTGATGTTGAGGCGGGAGGTGCTACGGTCTTCCCTGACTTTGGAGCAGCAATCGTGCCGAGAAAG GGAACAGCAGTGTTCTGGTATAATCTGTTCAAGAGCGGAGAGGGAGACTACAGGACCCGGCATGCAGCCTGTCCTGTCTTAGTAGGAAGTAAATGGG TGTCAAACAAGTGGATTCACGAGCGAGGACAAGAGTTCAGGAGACCCTGCGGCCTCAGAGAAGTCGACTGA
- the p4ha2 gene encoding prolyl 4-hydroxylase subunit alpha-2 isoform X5, whose product MSGLADTWMTPQEQYGRMLCFGFGCYTVTPLRLLHDSTTRPSSGTGVIEKDRMMKSLCFISWTLLCFCCWTTQAEVFTSIGQMTDLIHTEKELVQSLREYIKAEESKLAEVKSWAKKLDALTRVSTSDPEGYLAHPVNAYKLMKRLNTEWSELESLVLQNPSDGFISNMSIHRQYFPDEEDETGAAKALMRLQDTYQLDSETFSRGKLPGMHSSALLTVDDCYDMGKTAYNDADYYHAVLWMQQSLKQLDSGEEAVVSKADILDYLSYSVYQMGDLPRAIELTRRLVANDAKHQRAGGNLRYFERLLAQQRNELNQDYQPASEEPIQLGTYTRPKDHLPEREIYEALCRGEGLQMNEAKRSRLFCRYHDGKQNPRLLLKPMKEEDEWDSPHIVRYLNVLSDQEIAKIKELSKPRLARATVRDPKTGVLTTANYRVSKSAWLEEEDDPVISRVNQRIEDITGLEVDTAELLQVANYGVGGQYEPHYDFSRRPFDSQLKVDGNRLATFLNYKDEPDAFKRLGTGNRVATFLNYMSDVEAGGATVFPDFGAAIVPRKGTAVFWYNLFKSGEGDYRTRHAACPVLVGSKWVSNKWIHERGQEFRRPCGLREVD is encoded by the exons GTTATTGAAAAAGACAGAATGATGAAATCCTTGTGTTTCATCTCCTGGACTCTgctctgcttctgctgctggacCACACAGGCAGAGGTCTTCACATCCATAG GCCAGATGACAGACCTGATCCACACAGAGAAGGAGCTGGTCCAGTCTTTGAGGGAGTACATAAAAGCAGAGGAGTCCAAGCTGGCTGAAGTCAAAAG TTGGGCCAAAAAACTGGACGCTCTGACCCGAGTGTCCACCTCAGACCCAGAGGGCTACCTGGCCCACCCGGTGAACGCCTACAAACTGATGAAGAGGCTCAACACGGAGTGGTCTGAGCTGGAGAGCCTGGTGTTGCAGAACCCCTCTGATG ggttcatttccaacatgTCCATACACAGACAATACTTCCccgatgaggaggatgagacgGGTGCAGCCAAGGCATTGATGCGTCTTCAGGACACGTATCAACTGGATTCTGAGACCTTCTCAAGAGGAAAGCTGCCAG GAATGCACTCCAGTGCCCTTCTGACGGTGGATGACTGCTACGACATGGGGAAAACTGCCTATAACGACGCCGACTATTATCACGCTGTGCTGTGGATGCAGCAGTCCTTGAAGCAGCTGGATTCCGGTGAGGAAGCTGTGGTCTCCAAGGCGGACATTTTGGACTACCTCAGCTACTCTGTCTACCAAATGGGAGACCTGCCTCGAGCCATCGAGCTGACCCGCCGCCTGGTGGCTAATG ACGCCAAACACCAGAGGGCAGGAGGAAACCTCCGTTATTTTGAGCGGTTACTGGCCCAGCAGCGGAATGAGTTGAACCAGGACTACCAGCCAGCCTCTGAGGAGCCGATCCAGCTTGGAACCTACACTAGACCCAAAGACCATCTACCAGAGAGGGAGATCTATGAGGcgctctgcagaggagaggggcTCCAAATG AACGAAGCGAAGCGGAGCCGTTTGTTCTGTCGCTACCACGACGGGAAGCAAAACCCTCGTCTCCTGTTGAAGCccatgaaggaggaggatgagtggGACAGCCCCCACATCGTACGCTACCTGAACGTCCTGTCAGACCAAGAGATTGCAAAGATTAAGGAGCTGTCTAAACCCAGG ctTGCCAGAGCTACCGTTCGTGATCCCAAAACAGGAGTCCTGACCACAGCCAACTACAGAGTATCAAAAAG TGCATGGTTGGAAGAAGAGGACGATCCTGTTATTTCCAGAGTCAATCAGAGAATAGAAGACATCACAGGCCTCGAAGTCGACACTGCAGAGCTACTTCAG GTTGCAAACTATGGAGTTGGAGGACAGTACGAGCCACATTATGACTTCTCAAGG CGTCCTTTTGACAGCCAACTCAAGGTCGATGGAAATAGACTTGCTACGTTCCTAAACTAC AAAGATGAGCCTGATGCTTTCAAAAGATTAGGCACGGGAAATCGCGTGGCGACTTTTTTGAACTAC ATGAGTGATGTTGAGGCGGGAGGTGCTACGGTCTTCCCTGACTTTGGAGCAGCAATCGTGCCGAGAAAG GGAACAGCAGTGTTCTGGTATAATCTGTTCAAGAGCGGAGAGGGAGACTACAGGACCCGGCATGCAGCCTGTCCTGTCTTAGTAGGAAGTAAATGGG TGTCAAACAAGTGGATTCACGAGCGAGGACAAGAGTTCAGGAGACCCTGCGGCCTCAGAGAAGTCGACTGA
- the LOC128456927 gene encoding sodium- and chloride-dependent GABA transporter 2, with product MTQNKNNRTFAYAAAVPNGCAQSHKELEGRGHWGSKAEYILTVMGAIIGPGNVWRFPYLCYRNGGGVFFIPYVLFMFTCGIPLFFLETALGQYTNQGGITCWKKICPLFQGMGFASHLIIAISATSYIIIIAWAFFYLFLSFSQDLPWASCGHYWNTDSCLDFSNPNLSLSMMAKENGTLPVVEFWQRRVLKISNGIEEVGSLRWELVLCLILTWVICYFCVWKGIKSTGKAAYFTATFPFVMLLVLLVRGVTLPGAMHGIIYYLYPDISRLSDPQVWMDAGTQILFSYAIGLGFLTSLGSYNTYNNDCYRDCLYLCLLNSVTSIVAGFAVFSILGFMTYEQGVDISEVAESGPGLAFIVFPRALAMMPMPQVWSVCFFLMIILLGLDSQFVGMECLMTSLVDLFPAHLRKGCRRELLLLAICISCCLLGLLLVTEGGMYLLQLLDHHVCSGTTLILLSFFQSVSIGWVYGSDRFYENITDMIGYRPYPLMKYCWCFITPLTCMGTFIFSIVKYSPLKFSNTYVYPLWANILGWFIASVSLSLIPLFVLVKVLQGKGTLRQRLVFLCQPVDDLPWNQKHPPALGTNGTAAYTAELKSFSDTEEVTK from the exons ATGACACAGAACAAAAATAATAGAACTTTTGCGTACGCCGCCGCTGTGCCAAATGGATGCGCACAGAGCCACAAAGAGCTGGAGGGACGGGGGCACTGGGGATCCAAGGCTGAGTACATCTTGACTGTCATGGGCGCGATCATCGGACCTGGGAACGTGTGGAGGTTTCCCTACCTGTGCTACAGAAACGGCGGAG GTGTGTTCTTCATCCCGTACGTCTTGTTTATGTTTACATGCGGAATCCCCCTCTTCTTCCTTGAGACAGCATTAGGACAGTACACCAACCAGGGGGGGATCACGTGCTGGAAAAAGATTTGTCCACTTTTTCAGG GCATGGGTTTTGCAAGTCACTTAATCATCGCCATCAGCGCAACCTcctacatcatcatcattgcgTGGGCGTTCTTCTACCTGTTCTTATCATTCAGCCAGGATTTGCCCTGGGCCTCATGCGGACACTACTGGAACACAG ACTCGTGCTTGGACTTCAGCAACCCAAACCTGAGCCTCAGCATGATGGCCAAAGAGAACGGCACTCTTCCTGTTGTGGAGTTCTGGCA GCGGCGAGTTTTGAAAATCTCCAATGGAATCGAGGAGGTGGGCAGCTTGAGGTGGGAACTGGTCTTGTGCCTCATCCTGACATGGGTCATCTGCTACTTCTGCGTTTGGAAGGGCATCAAGTCCACAGGAAAG GCAGCCTACTTCACAGCCACCTTCCCCTTCGTCATGCTGTTAGTATTGCTGGTCCGCGGGGTTACGCTACCTGGGGCAATGCATGGAATCATTTACTACCTCTACCCTGACATCTCACGCCTTTCAGATCCCCAG GTGTGGATGGATGCTGGTACTCAGATCCTCTTTTCTTACGCCATCGGCCTTGGGTTCCTGACCTCTCTCGGGAGTTACAACACTTACAACAATGACTGTTACAG GGACTGTCTGTACTTGTGTCTGCTGAACAGCGTCACCAGCATCGTGGCAGGCTTCGCCGTCTTCTCTATTTTGGGTTTTATGACATATGAACAAGGAGTGGATATTTCAGAGGTGGCAGAATCCG gcccaGGGCTAGCTTTCATTGTCTTCCCACGTGCACTCGCCATGATGCCCATGCCTCAGGTGTGGTCAGTGTGTTTCTTCCTCATGATTATTCTGCTTGGACTGGACAGTCAG TTTGTTGGGATGGAGTGTTTGATGACATCACTGGTTGATCTGTTCCCAGCTCACCTGCGCAAGGGCTGTAGGCGTGAGCTGCTCCTGCTGGCCATCTGCATCTCCTGCTGTCTGCTGGGACTCTTACTGGTAACAGAG GGAGGGATGTACCTGCTCCAGCTGTTGGATCATCATGTCTGCAGTGGCACCAcgctcatcctcctctctttttttcagtCTGTCAGCATTGGCTGGGTCTATg GTTCTGATCGTTTCTATGAAAACATCACAGACATGATTGGTTATCGTCCATACCCGTTAATGAAATACTGCTGGTGCTTCATTACTCCCCTCACCTGTATG GGCACCTTCATCTTCTCCATTGTCAAATACTCCCCGCTGAAGTTCAGTAACACGTATGTTTATCCACTCTGGGCCAACATCTTGGGCTGGTTCATTGCCAgcgtctccctctccctcatccCGCTGTTTGTGTTGGTGAAAGTGTTGCAGGGAAAAGGCACTCTACGACAG CGGTTGGTCTTCCTCTGCCAGCCTGTGGATGACCTCCCCTGGAatcaaaaacatcctcctgcactgGGAACCAACGGCACCGCTGCCTACACAGCAGAGCTCAAATCTTTTTCCGACACAGAGGAAGTCACTAAATGA
- the p4ha2 gene encoding prolyl 4-hydroxylase subunit alpha-2 isoform X4 translates to MMKSLCFISWTLLCFCCWTTQAEVFTSIGQMTDLIHTEKELVQSLREYIKAEESKLAEVKSWAKKLDALTRVSTSDPEGYLAHPVNAYKLMKRLNTEWSELESLVLQNPSDGFISNMSIHRQYFPDEEDETGAAKALMRLQDTYQLDSETFSRGKLPGMHSSALLTVDDCYDMGKTAYNDADYYHAVLWMQQSLKQLDSGEEAVVSKADILDYLSYSVYQMGDLPRAIELTRRLVANDAKHQRAGGNLRYFERLLAQQRNELNQDYQPASEEPIQLGTYTRPKDHLPEREIYEALCRGEGLQMNEAKRSRLFCRYHDGKQNPRLLLKPMKEEDEWDSPHIVRYLNVLSDQEIAKIKELSKPRLARATVRDPKTGVLTTANYRVSKSAWLEEEDDPVISRVNQRIEDITGLEVDTAELLQVANYGVGGQYEPHYDFSRKDEPDAFKRLGTGNRVATFLNYMSDVEAGGATVFPDFGAAIVPRKGTAVFWYNLFKSGEGDYRTRHAACPVLVGSKWVSNKWIHERGQEFRRPCGLREVD, encoded by the exons ATGATGAAATCCTTGTGTTTCATCTCCTGGACTCTgctctgcttctgctgctggacCACACAGGCAGAGGTCTTCACATCCATAG GCCAGATGACAGACCTGATCCACACAGAGAAGGAGCTGGTCCAGTCTTTGAGGGAGTACATAAAAGCAGAGGAGTCCAAGCTGGCTGAAGTCAAAAG TTGGGCCAAAAAACTGGACGCTCTGACCCGAGTGTCCACCTCAGACCCAGAGGGCTACCTGGCCCACCCGGTGAACGCCTACAAACTGATGAAGAGGCTCAACACGGAGTGGTCTGAGCTGGAGAGCCTGGTGTTGCAGAACCCCTCTGATG ggttcatttccaacatgTCCATACACAGACAATACTTCCccgatgaggaggatgagacgGGTGCAGCCAAGGCATTGATGCGTCTTCAGGACACGTATCAACTGGATTCTGAGACCTTCTCAAGAGGAAAGCTGCCAG GAATGCACTCCAGTGCCCTTCTGACGGTGGATGACTGCTACGACATGGGGAAAACTGCCTATAACGACGCCGACTATTATCACGCTGTGCTGTGGATGCAGCAGTCCTTGAAGCAGCTGGATTCCGGTGAGGAAGCTGTGGTCTCCAAGGCGGACATTTTGGACTACCTCAGCTACTCTGTCTACCAAATGGGAGACCTGCCTCGAGCCATCGAGCTGACCCGCCGCCTGGTGGCTAATG ACGCCAAACACCAGAGGGCAGGAGGAAACCTCCGTTATTTTGAGCGGTTACTGGCCCAGCAGCGGAATGAGTTGAACCAGGACTACCAGCCAGCCTCTGAGGAGCCGATCCAGCTTGGAACCTACACTAGACCCAAAGACCATCTACCAGAGAGGGAGATCTATGAGGcgctctgcagaggagaggggcTCCAAATG AACGAAGCGAAGCGGAGCCGTTTGTTCTGTCGCTACCACGACGGGAAGCAAAACCCTCGTCTCCTGTTGAAGCccatgaaggaggaggatgagtggGACAGCCCCCACATCGTACGCTACCTGAACGTCCTGTCAGACCAAGAGATTGCAAAGATTAAGGAGCTGTCTAAACCCAGG ctTGCCAGAGCTACCGTTCGTGATCCCAAAACAGGAGTCCTGACCACAGCCAACTACAGAGTATCAAAAAG TGCATGGTTGGAAGAAGAGGACGATCCTGTTATTTCCAGAGTCAATCAGAGAATAGAAGACATCACAGGCCTCGAAGTCGACACTGCAGAGCTACTTCAG GTTGCAAACTATGGAGTTGGAGGACAGTACGAGCCACATTATGACTTCTCAAGG AAAGATGAGCCTGATGCTTTCAAAAGATTAGGCACGGGAAATCGCGTGGCGACTTTTTTGAACTAC ATGAGTGATGTTGAGGCGGGAGGTGCTACGGTCTTCCCTGACTTTGGAGCAGCAATCGTGCCGAGAAAG GGAACAGCAGTGTTCTGGTATAATCTGTTCAAGAGCGGAGAGGGAGACTACAGGACCCGGCATGCAGCCTGTCCTGTCTTAGTAGGAAGTAAATGGG TGTCAAACAAGTGGATTCACGAGCGAGGACAAGAGTTCAGGAGACCCTGCGGCCTCAGAGAAGTCGACTGA
- the p4ha2 gene encoding prolyl 4-hydroxylase subunit alpha-2 isoform X3, whose product MDGHGNNMVIEKDRMMKSLCFISWTLLCFCCWTTQAEVFTSIGQMTDLIHTEKELVQSLREYIKAEESKLAEVKSWAKKLDALTRVSTSDPEGYLAHPVNAYKLMKRLNTEWSELESLVLQNPSDGFISNMSIHRQYFPDEEDETGAAKALMRLQDTYQLDSETFSRGKLPGMHSSALLTVDDCYDMGKTAYNDADYYHAVLWMQQSLKQLDSGEEAVVSKADILDYLSYSVYQMGDLPRAIELTRRLVANDAKHQRAGGNLRYFERLLAQQRNELNQDYQPASEEPIQLGTYTRPKDHLPEREIYEALCRGEGLQMNEAKRSRLFCRYHDGKQNPRLLLKPMKEEDEWDSPHIVRYLNVLSDQEIAKIKELSKPRLARATVRDPKTGVLTTANYRVSKSAWLEEEDDPVISRVNQRIEDITGLEVDTAELLQVANYGVGGQYEPHYDFSRKDEPDAFKRLGTGNRVATFLNYMSDVEAGGATVFPDFGAAIVPRKGTAVFWYNLFKSGEGDYRTRHAACPVLVGSKWVSNKWIHERGQEFRRPCGLREVD is encoded by the exons ATGGATGGACATGGAAATAATATG GTTATTGAAAAAGACAGAATGATGAAATCCTTGTGTTTCATCTCCTGGACTCTgctctgcttctgctgctggacCACACAGGCAGAGGTCTTCACATCCATAG GCCAGATGACAGACCTGATCCACACAGAGAAGGAGCTGGTCCAGTCTTTGAGGGAGTACATAAAAGCAGAGGAGTCCAAGCTGGCTGAAGTCAAAAG TTGGGCCAAAAAACTGGACGCTCTGACCCGAGTGTCCACCTCAGACCCAGAGGGCTACCTGGCCCACCCGGTGAACGCCTACAAACTGATGAAGAGGCTCAACACGGAGTGGTCTGAGCTGGAGAGCCTGGTGTTGCAGAACCCCTCTGATG ggttcatttccaacatgTCCATACACAGACAATACTTCCccgatgaggaggatgagacgGGTGCAGCCAAGGCATTGATGCGTCTTCAGGACACGTATCAACTGGATTCTGAGACCTTCTCAAGAGGAAAGCTGCCAG GAATGCACTCCAGTGCCCTTCTGACGGTGGATGACTGCTACGACATGGGGAAAACTGCCTATAACGACGCCGACTATTATCACGCTGTGCTGTGGATGCAGCAGTCCTTGAAGCAGCTGGATTCCGGTGAGGAAGCTGTGGTCTCCAAGGCGGACATTTTGGACTACCTCAGCTACTCTGTCTACCAAATGGGAGACCTGCCTCGAGCCATCGAGCTGACCCGCCGCCTGGTGGCTAATG ACGCCAAACACCAGAGGGCAGGAGGAAACCTCCGTTATTTTGAGCGGTTACTGGCCCAGCAGCGGAATGAGTTGAACCAGGACTACCAGCCAGCCTCTGAGGAGCCGATCCAGCTTGGAACCTACACTAGACCCAAAGACCATCTACCAGAGAGGGAGATCTATGAGGcgctctgcagaggagaggggcTCCAAATG AACGAAGCGAAGCGGAGCCGTTTGTTCTGTCGCTACCACGACGGGAAGCAAAACCCTCGTCTCCTGTTGAAGCccatgaaggaggaggatgagtggGACAGCCCCCACATCGTACGCTACCTGAACGTCCTGTCAGACCAAGAGATTGCAAAGATTAAGGAGCTGTCTAAACCCAGG ctTGCCAGAGCTACCGTTCGTGATCCCAAAACAGGAGTCCTGACCACAGCCAACTACAGAGTATCAAAAAG TGCATGGTTGGAAGAAGAGGACGATCCTGTTATTTCCAGAGTCAATCAGAGAATAGAAGACATCACAGGCCTCGAAGTCGACACTGCAGAGCTACTTCAG GTTGCAAACTATGGAGTTGGAGGACAGTACGAGCCACATTATGACTTCTCAAGG AAAGATGAGCCTGATGCTTTCAAAAGATTAGGCACGGGAAATCGCGTGGCGACTTTTTTGAACTAC ATGAGTGATGTTGAGGCGGGAGGTGCTACGGTCTTCCCTGACTTTGGAGCAGCAATCGTGCCGAGAAAG GGAACAGCAGTGTTCTGGTATAATCTGTTCAAGAGCGGAGAGGGAGACTACAGGACCCGGCATGCAGCCTGTCCTGTCTTAGTAGGAAGTAAATGGG TGTCAAACAAGTGGATTCACGAGCGAGGACAAGAGTTCAGGAGACCCTGCGGCCTCAGAGAAGTCGACTGA
- the p4ha2 gene encoding prolyl 4-hydroxylase subunit alpha-2 isoform X2: MSGLADTWMTPQEQYGRMLCFGFGCYTVTPLRLLHDSTTRPSSGTGVIEKDRMMKSLCFISWTLLCFCCWTTQAEVFTSIGQMTDLIHTEKELVQSLREYIKAEESKLAEVKSWAKKLDALTRVSTSDPEGYLAHPVNAYKLMKRLNTEWSELESLVLQNPSDGFISNMSIHRQYFPDEEDETGAAKALMRLQDTYQLDSETFSRGKLPGMHSSALLTVDDCYDMGKTAYNDADYYHAVLWMQQSLKQLDSGEEAVVSKADILDYLSYSVYQMGDLPRAIELTRRLVANDAKHQRAGGNLRYFERLLAQQRNELNQDYQPASEEPIQLGTYTRPKDHLPEREIYEALCRGEGLQMNEAKRSRLFCRYHDGKQNPRLLLKPMKEEDEWDSPHIVRYLNVLSDQEIAKIKELSKPRLARATVRDPKTGVLTTANYRVSKSAWLEEEDDPVISRVNQRIEDITGLEVDTAELLQVANYGVGGQYEPHYDFSRRPFDSQLKVDGNRLATFLNYMSDVEAGGATVFPDFGAAIVPRKGTAVFWYNLFKSGEGDYRTRHAACPVLVGSKWVSNKWIHERGQEFRRPCGLREVD, translated from the exons GTTATTGAAAAAGACAGAATGATGAAATCCTTGTGTTTCATCTCCTGGACTCTgctctgcttctgctgctggacCACACAGGCAGAGGTCTTCACATCCATAG GCCAGATGACAGACCTGATCCACACAGAGAAGGAGCTGGTCCAGTCTTTGAGGGAGTACATAAAAGCAGAGGAGTCCAAGCTGGCTGAAGTCAAAAG TTGGGCCAAAAAACTGGACGCTCTGACCCGAGTGTCCACCTCAGACCCAGAGGGCTACCTGGCCCACCCGGTGAACGCCTACAAACTGATGAAGAGGCTCAACACGGAGTGGTCTGAGCTGGAGAGCCTGGTGTTGCAGAACCCCTCTGATG ggttcatttccaacatgTCCATACACAGACAATACTTCCccgatgaggaggatgagacgGGTGCAGCCAAGGCATTGATGCGTCTTCAGGACACGTATCAACTGGATTCTGAGACCTTCTCAAGAGGAAAGCTGCCAG GAATGCACTCCAGTGCCCTTCTGACGGTGGATGACTGCTACGACATGGGGAAAACTGCCTATAACGACGCCGACTATTATCACGCTGTGCTGTGGATGCAGCAGTCCTTGAAGCAGCTGGATTCCGGTGAGGAAGCTGTGGTCTCCAAGGCGGACATTTTGGACTACCTCAGCTACTCTGTCTACCAAATGGGAGACCTGCCTCGAGCCATCGAGCTGACCCGCCGCCTGGTGGCTAATG ACGCCAAACACCAGAGGGCAGGAGGAAACCTCCGTTATTTTGAGCGGTTACTGGCCCAGCAGCGGAATGAGTTGAACCAGGACTACCAGCCAGCCTCTGAGGAGCCGATCCAGCTTGGAACCTACACTAGACCCAAAGACCATCTACCAGAGAGGGAGATCTATGAGGcgctctgcagaggagaggggcTCCAAATG AACGAAGCGAAGCGGAGCCGTTTGTTCTGTCGCTACCACGACGGGAAGCAAAACCCTCGTCTCCTGTTGAAGCccatgaaggaggaggatgagtggGACAGCCCCCACATCGTACGCTACCTGAACGTCCTGTCAGACCAAGAGATTGCAAAGATTAAGGAGCTGTCTAAACCCAGG ctTGCCAGAGCTACCGTTCGTGATCCCAAAACAGGAGTCCTGACCACAGCCAACTACAGAGTATCAAAAAG TGCATGGTTGGAAGAAGAGGACGATCCTGTTATTTCCAGAGTCAATCAGAGAATAGAAGACATCACAGGCCTCGAAGTCGACACTGCAGAGCTACTTCAG GTTGCAAACTATGGAGTTGGAGGACAGTACGAGCCACATTATGACTTCTCAAGG CGTCCTTTTGACAGCCAACTCAAGGTCGATGGAAATAGACTTGCTACGTTCCTAAACTAC ATGAGTGATGTTGAGGCGGGAGGTGCTACGGTCTTCCCTGACTTTGGAGCAGCAATCGTGCCGAGAAAG GGAACAGCAGTGTTCTGGTATAATCTGTTCAAGAGCGGAGAGGGAGACTACAGGACCCGGCATGCAGCCTGTCCTGTCTTAGTAGGAAGTAAATGGG TGTCAAACAAGTGGATTCACGAGCGAGGACAAGAGTTCAGGAGACCCTGCGGCCTCAGAGAAGTCGACTGA